A region from the Beduinella massiliensis genome encodes:
- a CDS encoding thymidine phosphorylase: MNMVEIILKKKRAEALSREEIRYFVRGAADGSLPDYQLSALMMAICFAGMTPQETADLTMEMMHSGDVADLRSVGGVCVDKHSTGGVGDTTTLVLAPLAAACGAKVAKMSGRGLGHTGGTLDKLESIPGCTIALSEQDFLRQVRDIGCAVIGQTADLAPADKRLYALRDVTGTVDCIPLIASSILSKKLAAGSDAIVLDVKTGSGALMQTLDESIDLAQAMVRIGELAGKPTLAMVTGMDQPLGTHVGNALEVREAIEILAGSADEKSADLREVSLTLGGQMLLAAGLADSLEAAKKKMRAALESGAGLQKFREMIAAQGGDARVADDVGLLPRAKLVTAVPAARDGYVAALDTTAIGYVAQGLGAGRARKDDTIDPAVGLVMDVRIGDFVRAGEPICHIHANAAARADAAAKRMQEIVLLSDEEPVRPPLIYATVTPEGVV, encoded by the coding sequence ATGAACATGGTCGAGATCATCCTGAAGAAGAAGCGCGCGGAGGCGCTTTCCCGCGAGGAGATCCGTTACTTCGTGCGGGGCGCGGCGGACGGTTCCCTGCCGGATTACCAGCTTTCCGCGCTGATGATGGCCATCTGCTTTGCCGGCATGACGCCGCAGGAGACGGCTGACCTCACGATGGAGATGATGCACTCCGGCGACGTGGCGGATCTTCGCAGCGTGGGCGGTGTGTGCGTGGACAAGCACTCCACCGGCGGCGTGGGAGACACGACGACGCTGGTGCTCGCGCCGCTTGCGGCCGCCTGCGGGGCGAAGGTCGCCAAGATGTCCGGGCGGGGGCTGGGGCACACCGGCGGCACGCTGGACAAGCTGGAGAGCATTCCCGGCTGCACGATCGCGCTCTCGGAGCAGGATTTCCTGCGCCAGGTACGGGACATCGGCTGCGCGGTCATCGGGCAGACGGCCGACCTCGCGCCCGCGGACAAACGCCTGTACGCGCTGCGCGATGTGACGGGCACGGTGGACTGCATCCCGCTCATCGCGTCCAGCATCCTTTCCAAGAAGCTGGCGGCGGGCTCGGACGCGATCGTGCTGGACGTGAAGACCGGCAGCGGCGCGCTCATGCAGACGCTTGACGAGAGCATCGACCTGGCGCAGGCCATGGTGCGCATCGGGGAATTGGCGGGCAAGCCCACGCTGGCGATGGTGACGGGCATGGACCAGCCGCTGGGCACCCACGTGGGCAACGCGCTGGAGGTGCGGGAGGCGATCGAGATTCTCGCGGGCAGCGCGGACGAAAAGAGCGCCGATCTGCGCGAGGTATCGCTGACGCTGGGCGGGCAGATGCTGCTCGCGGCGGGCCTTGCAGATTCGCTGGAAGCGGCGAAGAAGAAGATGCGCGCGGCGCTCGAGAGCGGCGCGGGCCTTCAAAAGTTCAGGGAGATGATCGCGGCACAGGGCGGCGATGCGCGCGTCGCGGACGACGTGGGGCTGCTGCCGCGGGCAAAGCTCGTGACGGCCGTGCCCGCGGCGCGGGACGGCTACGTCGCCGCGCTGGACACGACGGCCATCGGCTACGTGGCGCAGGGGCTCGGTGCGGGCCGGGCGCGCAAGGACGACACGATCGATCCTGCGGTCGGCCTGGTCATGGACGTGCGCATCGGTGATTTCGTTCGCGCGGGCGAGCCGATCTGCCACATTCACGCGAACGCCGCGGCGCGCGCGGACGCCGCGGCTAAGCGCATGCAGGAGATCGTTCTCCTGTCGGACGAGGAGCCCGTGAGGCCGCCGCTCATCTATGCGACGGTGACGCCGGAAGGCGTCGTGTGA
- a CDS encoding rhodanese-like domain-containing protein — translation MKRKSILLLMGLAAVSMLLTACAKPDAGKPDGMETSGGAYQKIDPAEAKRMIDAGGVTVVDVRRTDEYEDGHVPGAINIPNEDIADQMPAALPDAGATLIVYCRSGVRSKQASDKLVRMGYRRVYDMGGILDWTYDTVTGVEPGANAAE, via the coding sequence ATGAAACGGAAGAGCATATTGTTGTTGATGGGGCTTGCGGCGGTGAGCATGCTGCTGACGGCGTGCGCAAAGCCCGACGCGGGGAAGCCAGACGGAATGGAAACAAGCGGCGGGGCTTACCAGAAGATCGATCCCGCCGAGGCAAAGCGCATGATCGATGCGGGCGGCGTGACGGTGGTGGACGTGCGCAGGACGGACGAATACGAGGACGGCCACGTGCCGGGCGCAATCAACATCCCCAACGAAGACATTGCGGATCAAATGCCGGCGGCGCTGCCGGATGCCGGGGCGACGCTGATCGTCTACTGCCGGTCGGGCGTGCGCAGCAAACAGGCCTCTGACAAGCTGGTGCGGATGGGGTATCGGCGCGTGTACGACATGGGAGGCATCCTCGATTGGACGTATGATACGGTGACAGGCGTCGAACCGGGCGCAAACGCGGCTGAATAA